From Bacillus sp. Bos-x628, the proteins below share one genomic window:
- a CDS encoding amino acid adenylation domain-containing protein: MNTVYYPLTHAQKRVFYTERFYPGTSISNLGGFARLRSVSGIKPSLVVDVLQEYIRQTDSLRLRLVYQNEQEEPVQYIKPYEKCPIRIVNGWSEEAVRAWAKEQIRKPMAMIDSPLIEFTVFQISEEECWLFCKAHHIIADGISIILMGNRMMDLYHDMLHGAEVCEVEDISFVDHIMSEQTYESSKRFQKDQVFWNKQFAHIPAFASLKQHQGYHVSLNAERFSRDIPDSLKEKLRAFCEEQKVSMLSLFLSAVYIYLRRFSGIEDVVLGTFMGNRTNAKEKKMIGMFVSTIPMRATVHASHSFIDFVKHVMADQMKVLRHQKYPYNLLMNDLLEREGFTGRLFDISIEYQVMQWQKKENISFITEPIFSGSGMNDISIHVKDRWDTDTLTIDFDYRTELFSEDEMSLMFERLAILLEAAVSQPDQLIGKLPLLTMKEQKYLLQLSEGKSFQLPEAKPIHHLFDVAADVYSKQLAVVAENGTRTYGELHQEAVKIARYLQMKGVSRDVPVAVLMERTADAISAIFGILKAGGAYVPIDPALPDERIQYIVEDSGAPIILTEKSLVERYPHLTEKMVVQKDVLSDDSLLPKLLDEALPQDLAYMIYTSGTTGKPKGVMIEHLQLHHLVHALHDEIYQGASQLQMALLAPFHFDASVKQIFAALLFGYTLHIVPREITRNGMQLAAYYREYQIEATDGTPAHVQLLLAAEDLNGLSLTHMLIGGEALPKKAAQSLIEAVRMCQPEFTLWNVYGPTETCVDATVHRIDLNELQAASEQRSVSIGKPLGHHRIYILNEHQQLQMHGAAGELCIAGIGVGRGYLNQPELTKKVFTPDPFSSHETMYRTGDLVRWLPDGTIDYLGRMDDQVKLRGYRIETGEIEAVIEQIDGVDKAVVLVVNEADGEKVLSAYYQATCDGVSVEMLQARIKNQLPAYMVPLYFKEIDVFPLTVSGKVDRRALAALKGDKAISAVYVAPRNDLEAELVRLWEEVLDQEKMGVYDSFFERGGNSLKAMTLLTEIQRAFHVEVPLSVLFEQQTIVALAAFIAQADESPKTSIPKATVSDDYPLSPSQMRVYMVSQLEQSTAYHMPAVVRLKGELQVKRLTKAFERLMTRHDILRTSFHSIKGVPRQRVASSVQFQIEKLPDGTMEENMKHFVRPFDLERAPLLRIGLKPIHDREHLLFFDMHHLISDGLSIDLILRELSDDYEELVKEPLPLQYQDYAVWQKHLSDQGFQKEEAFWLREFSDDIPALQLLTDYQRPAVQSFIGDRVTKVVDDTLRNQLQELATKHHTTLYTVLLSAYYTLLAKYTGQKEFVVGTPVAGRGHADLHEMIGMFVQTIPLRSEVESNATMTQLIEHVKEKTVQAFEHQQYPFERLLEKLNLQRDFSRHPLFDTVFTVTPDHSSIQQIGDMKVEVEETNFHIAKFDLTLQAVDSSDGLSFVLDYSTTLFKRSTAEQMVKHYVYLLEQMVDAPHEVIRSYRLLSDHETEVQLQMWNPLPAPYPAEETIVTQFEAQVQLYGQEPALQFRDTVLSYQELNRRVNQLAHDLQENGFEKGMNAALFFERSTDMVISVLAVLKAGGVYVPIDPDFPDERVKHFLFDSDAQFLLTHQVLRQRSVLTAFEGTIIETENLTIEQQPETNVDVHISPEDLANLTYTSGTTGQPKGNMVTHRNILRTVKQSNYLTIHNQDTVMSLSNYVFDAFMFDVFGALLNGAKLIVLPKDKILNMNELSQAIEKEDVSILMMTTALFNLLIDVKKDSLKHVRKVLFGGERASVPHVVSALETIGKDKLIHLYGPSENTIFTTYYPVNQIEEQARSVPIGKPVSQTAVYILDESGHLQPPCVAGELCVAGDGLVKGYYGQPELTSEKFVENPFRHGEKMYKTGDLARWLSNGEVEFIGRMDHQVKIRGQRIELGEIEHQLLRHPQLKEAVVVAKSNDTLCAYFTAKGSVSLADLREQVARELPAYMVPTYFMQLNEFPLTGNGKVDRRALPAPNVSERVTNEYVAPQSDTECMLAGIWEEVLEIPRIGRYDHFFECGGHSLRGMKMLHMLYEEMQVELTLKSLFEAPTLEAFALAVDQADRTEVKLIEKASEAAYYPVTSGQKRLYVLQKITNADQSYHMPAVLRLEGLFDEKRFSDAVDQLVQRHEALRTSFGFVQNEPVQRIEKDVTVNIERIEENGQDIHQLMRDFIRPFDLEKAPLLRVGLVPVSSDLHYLLIDMHHIISDGASVNILINELSKLYRGDQLEDLTIQYKDYAVWSKSEDQLAQKSKEEAFWLQQLHGELPVLILPEDLPRPKVRTFEGDRITFTIDGKFKKRLDEVVRSINCTTYTLLLACYSTLLSKLARQDDIIIGSPIVGRTHPDIQSVIGMFVNTLALRTKPAGYQPFADFASSVHHLVLEAHEHQLYPFEDLVDQVQTVRDTSRHPIFDVVFSMENADIRDLNMDGIHIVPQSFEEKTAKFDLTLTGKESADQIELVFDFNTSIFQKKSVVKWKEYFLYLIEQVISAPDQPLDQLQLLSNKQQQTLLADWSGPILEVPEDQTIHALIEQQATSTPHQKAVTFCRASWTYEELNSRANILAEKLISLGTKPGDRVGILTRPSLEMSAALLGVLKAGAVFVPMDADYPKQRIAYMLEDCGAEVLLIQKDLPVPLPFTGCVLHLEEAFEGEAQDVHVHVKPTDLAYIIYTSGTTGKPKGVMIEHQSLVNLCFWHKNAFEVTSADRTAKYAGFGFDASIWEMFPTWISGAELHIIDEAIRLDIVKLNTYFNEEGITIAFLPTQLCEQFMTLENDSLRYLLTGGDKLKQVKPVRYTLVNNYGPTENTVVATSGIIEPNQGTLPIGTAIANTRFYIMSSLYDLSPPGVPGELIVAGKGLARGYWHLPEETDQRFVADPFYPGERMYRTGDLVKWTEDGELIYIGRKDHQVKIRGFRIELSEIEAHLLALDSVKEAVVTTVQNAGGQTALAAYVVTDEETSTLQESLKRTLPEYMMPSWIMRLDQLPVTVNGKVDHKALPDPDMEANQTAYEAPRDELETLLCDIWADVLGVNRVGIHDHFFFLGGDSIKGIQMASRLTQKGWKLDMKLLFQHPTIAEIRPYLEEADLMTADQSPVEGEVILTPIQRWFFERKFSNQHHWNQSIMLHAPNGLDEAVTRQVLQQLIVHHDALRLVYTFTDGSIVQRHRGLQENEVTVKVMEVHGEQSQQMQQVEELANEVQASISLTEGPLVKSAIFRTEQGDHLFIAVHHLVIDGVSWRIFLEDFMVLYEQSKRGETFTLPNKTHSFKEYAQHLTEYALSDELLEEITYWKKVLAHPVKPLQKDHVTTDQRMLHAQTINFTLSQDETQHLLTDVHEAYHTDVNDILLTALGLSMKEWTGEDKHFIHLEGHGREEIFPKLNLSRTIGWFTSMYPVLLDMSYADDLSYQIKHLKEELRHIPNKGVGYGILKYLTPDKMKGDIPFDVTPEVSFNYLGQFDEQIGGGELKRSSWNAGQSLSPESEKPHALDIVGFIEQGVLSVTIAYHKLEFEEGTMERFKDLLETNVKSLISHCVSQDETQITPSDVGDDDLTIDELEKLMDIF; encoded by the coding sequence ATGAATACAGTATATTACCCGCTAACACATGCGCAAAAACGAGTATTCTACACGGAAAGGTTTTATCCAGGTACAAGTATTTCTAATTTAGGTGGGTTTGCCAGATTAAGATCAGTATCAGGTATAAAACCTTCTTTGGTCGTTGATGTTCTTCAAGAATACATTCGCCAAACTGACTCTCTTCGTTTAAGGCTGGTTTATCAAAATGAGCAGGAGGAGCCTGTTCAATATATCAAACCATATGAGAAATGCCCGATTCGCATTGTGAACGGTTGGAGTGAAGAGGCTGTAAGGGCGTGGGCGAAAGAACAAATTCGCAAGCCGATGGCGATGATTGACAGTCCTCTGATTGAGTTTACAGTCTTTCAAATCAGTGAAGAAGAATGCTGGCTGTTCTGCAAAGCCCATCATATTATCGCCGATGGTATTTCCATTATCTTGATGGGTAATCGCATGATGGATTTATATCATGACATGCTGCATGGGGCTGAGGTTTGCGAAGTTGAGGACATTTCCTTCGTTGATCACATCATGAGTGAACAAACCTATGAATCTTCTAAACGATTTCAAAAGGATCAAGTTTTTTGGAACAAGCAATTTGCACATATCCCAGCATTTGCTTCTTTAAAGCAGCATCAGGGTTATCATGTGAGCTTAAATGCGGAACGGTTTTCTAGGGATATTCCTGATTCTTTAAAAGAGAAATTGCGTGCTTTTTGTGAAGAACAAAAAGTAAGTATGTTATCTCTGTTTTTGTCCGCAGTATATATATATTTACGTCGATTTAGCGGCATTGAGGATGTTGTACTGGGGACCTTTATGGGCAACCGGACAAATGCCAAAGAGAAAAAGATGATTGGCATGTTTGTGTCGACCATTCCTATGCGGGCAACTGTCCATGCGTCTCATTCTTTTATTGACTTCGTGAAACATGTCATGGCTGATCAGATGAAAGTCTTGCGTCACCAAAAATACCCTTACAATCTGTTGATGAATGATTTGCTTGAGAGAGAGGGATTTACAGGGCGCCTTTTTGATATTTCGATAGAATATCAGGTTATGCAGTGGCAGAAAAAAGAGAATATCTCTTTCATCACAGAGCCAATTTTTAGCGGAAGCGGAATGAATGATATCTCTATTCATGTAAAGGATCGCTGGGATACTGATACATTGACTATTGATTTTGATTACCGTACAGAGCTGTTCAGCGAAGATGAAATGAGCCTGATGTTTGAGCGGCTCGCCATTTTACTAGAAGCTGCTGTCTCTCAGCCTGATCAGTTGATTGGGAAATTGCCTCTTCTGACAATGAAGGAACAAAAGTATCTGCTTCAATTGTCGGAAGGTAAATCGTTTCAACTGCCGGAAGCGAAACCGATTCATCACTTGTTTGATGTTGCCGCAGATGTTTATTCAAAGCAACTAGCCGTTGTAGCGGAGAATGGAACACGGACATATGGCGAACTGCACCAAGAGGCGGTAAAAATCGCAAGATATTTACAGATGAAAGGTGTTTCGCGTGACGTGCCTGTCGCTGTTTTAATGGAGCGAACAGCGGATGCGATATCTGCTATTTTCGGCATTTTAAAGGCCGGCGGGGCCTATGTACCGATTGATCCGGCATTACCTGATGAGCGTATCCAATATATTGTAGAAGATTCAGGTGCTCCCATTATTTTAACAGAGAAGTCATTAGTAGAGCGATACCCGCATCTGACAGAGAAAATGGTGGTGCAAAAGGATGTTCTGTCAGATGACAGCTTGCTGCCTAAGCTGCTGGATGAGGCGTTACCGCAGGATTTAGCTTATATGATTTATACATCAGGAACGACTGGAAAACCGAAGGGCGTCATGATTGAGCATCTTCAGCTACATCATTTAGTCCATGCTTTACATGATGAAATCTATCAAGGGGCAAGTCAGCTTCAAATGGCGCTCTTGGCACCGTTTCACTTCGATGCTTCGGTGAAACAAATCTTTGCCGCGCTTTTATTCGGGTATACGCTGCATATCGTTCCAAGAGAAATAACACGAAATGGAATGCAGCTAGCAGCCTATTATAGAGAGTACCAAATAGAGGCGACAGACGGGACACCGGCACATGTGCAGCTTTTACTGGCGGCGGAGGATTTGAACGGTCTTTCGCTGACTCACATGCTGATTGGCGGGGAAGCGTTACCGAAAAAAGCGGCTCAGTCCCTCATTGAAGCAGTTCGTATGTGCCAGCCTGAATTCACACTATGGAATGTGTATGGTCCTACGGAGACGTGTGTGGATGCGACTGTGCATCGAATTGATCTCAATGAACTTCAAGCGGCATCTGAACAGCGGTCTGTCTCAATTGGGAAACCGCTTGGTCATCATCGTATTTATATTTTAAATGAGCACCAGCAATTACAAATGCATGGTGCTGCCGGAGAGTTATGCATTGCCGGTATAGGGGTTGGACGGGGATATTTGAATCAGCCTGAGTTGACGAAAAAAGTGTTTACGCCGGACCCGTTTTCTTCCCATGAGACAATGTATCGAACAGGGGATCTCGTCAGGTGGCTTCCAGATGGCACGATTGATTATCTTGGAAGAATGGACGATCAAGTGAAATTGAGAGGATACCGCATAGAAACAGGCGAAATTGAAGCAGTGATTGAGCAGATAGATGGTGTTGATAAGGCAGTGGTACTAGTCGTCAATGAAGCAGACGGTGAAAAGGTATTGAGCGCTTATTATCAAGCCACTTGCGACGGCGTGTCAGTAGAAATGCTGCAAGCTAGGATTAAAAATCAGCTTCCAGCTTACATGGTTCCTCTCTATTTCAAAGAAATTGATGTGTTTCCGCTCACAGTGAGTGGGAAAGTCGATAGACGTGCGCTTGCTGCTTTAAAAGGAGACAAAGCTATTAGTGCTGTATATGTTGCACCTAGAAATGATCTGGAAGCGGAGCTTGTACGCTTATGGGAAGAGGTACTTGATCAAGAGAAAATGGGTGTGTACGATTCGTTCTTTGAGCGAGGGGGGAATTCTCTTAAGGCAATGACTTTGCTGACAGAAATTCAGCGAGCATTTCATGTAGAGGTTCCGTTGTCTGTTTTGTTTGAACAACAGACGATTGTAGCATTGGCAGCGTTTATTGCGCAAGCGGATGAATCGCCTAAAACGAGCATTCCAAAAGCGACTGTTTCTGACGATTATCCGTTGTCACCATCGCAAATGCGGGTGTATATGGTGAGTCAATTGGAGCAAAGTACAGCGTATCATATGCCGGCTGTGGTGAGATTGAAGGGAGAGCTGCAAGTAAAGAGGCTGACTAAAGCGTTTGAAAGGCTAATGACACGTCATGATATTTTGCGCACTTCTTTCCATTCAATTAAAGGCGTCCCTCGTCAGCGAGTAGCCTCATCAGTTCAATTTCAAATAGAAAAGTTGCCGGATGGTACGATGGAAGAGAACATGAAGCATTTTGTCAGACCGTTTGACCTTGAGCGTGCACCGCTTCTTCGTATCGGATTGAAGCCAATACATGATCGGGAACATCTTTTGTTCTTCGATATGCATCATCTGATTTCAGACGGGCTTTCGATTGATTTGATCCTGCGCGAGCTGTCGGATGATTATGAGGAGTTGGTCAAAGAACCATTGCCACTCCAATACCAAGACTATGCTGTTTGGCAAAAGCACCTATCAGATCAAGGTTTTCAAAAGGAAGAAGCCTTCTGGCTTCGGGAATTTTCCGATGACATACCGGCTTTACAGCTACTGACAGATTATCAGCGTCCGGCTGTTCAATCCTTTATTGGGGATCGTGTCACAAAAGTAGTAGATGATACATTAAGAAATCAGTTACAGGAGCTTGCTACGAAACATCATACGACACTGTATACGGTACTGCTTTCTGCTTACTATACATTGCTTGCGAAATACACGGGGCAAAAGGAGTTCGTGGTAGGAACACCTGTGGCTGGTCGGGGACATGCAGATCTGCACGAGATGATCGGCATGTTTGTACAGACCATCCCTTTGCGGTCAGAGGTTGAATCGAATGCCACCATGACGCAGTTGATCGAGCATGTGAAGGAAAAGACAGTACAGGCGTTTGAGCATCAGCAATATCCATTTGAGCGTTTGCTTGAAAAACTGAATTTACAAAGGGATTTTAGCCGTCATCCACTCTTCGATACAGTCTTTACGGTTACGCCTGATCATTCGTCTATACAGCAAATTGGAGATATGAAAGTGGAGGTAGAGGAAACCAATTTTCATATCGCCAAATTTGATTTGACGTTGCAGGCGGTTGATTCAAGTGATGGTTTATCTTTTGTCCTCGACTATAGTACAACGTTATTTAAACGAAGTACAGCGGAGCAAATGGTGAAGCATTACGTTTATCTTCTTGAACAGATGGTCGATGCACCTCACGAAGTCATTCGTTCGTATCGTTTGCTGTCAGATCATGAGACAGAGGTTCAGCTACAAATGTGGAACCCGTTACCTGCACCATATCCTGCGGAAGAAACGATTGTGACACAATTTGAAGCTCAGGTTCAGCTATACGGTCAAGAGCCTGCGCTGCAATTTAGAGACACGGTTCTTTCCTATCAGGAGCTGAATAGACGTGTGAATCAGCTTGCTCATGACTTGCAAGAAAATGGCTTTGAAAAAGGAATGAATGCTGCATTATTCTTTGAACGGTCAACTGACATGGTCATCTCTGTTCTGGCGGTATTAAAAGCGGGTGGAGTCTATGTGCCAATAGACCCTGACTTCCCAGATGAGCGTGTAAAACACTTCTTATTCGATAGTGATGCACAATTTTTACTTACCCATCAGGTGTTGCGACAACGTTCTGTGCTTACAGCCTTTGAAGGAACAATCATTGAAACAGAAAACCTGACAATTGAACAGCAGCCAGAAACCAATGTAGACGTACACATTTCGCCCGAGGACTTGGCGAATCTTACTTATACGTCTGGTACAACAGGCCAGCCTAAAGGAAATATGGTGACACATCGCAACATTTTGAGAACAGTGAAGCAGTCGAATTATCTCACGATTCACAATCAAGACACGGTGATGAGTCTATCAAACTATGTATTTGATGCCTTTATGTTCGATGTGTTTGGGGCTTTATTAAACGGGGCGAAACTCATTGTTCTGCCAAAAGACAAGATCTTAAACATGAATGAGCTTTCTCAAGCGATTGAGAAGGAAGATGTCAGTATTTTGATGATGACAACAGCACTTTTTAATTTACTGATTGATGTGAAAAAGGACAGTCTTAAACACGTGAGAAAGGTTCTTTTTGGCGGAGAGCGTGCTTCTGTACCTCATGTCGTCTCAGCACTTGAAACGATTGGGAAAGACAAGCTCATTCACCTGTATGGACCATCTGAAAATACAATTTTCACAACCTATTATCCTGTGAATCAAATAGAAGAACAAGCACGATCTGTCCCAATCGGAAAGCCAGTGAGTCAAACCGCTGTGTACATTTTAGATGAGTCTGGACACTTACAGCCGCCATGCGTTGCTGGAGAGCTGTGTGTCGCCGGAGATGGACTGGTGAAAGGATATTATGGTCAGCCTGAATTGACAAGCGAGAAGTTTGTAGAGAATCCTTTCAGACATGGTGAAAAAATGTACAAAACAGGCGATCTGGCAAGGTGGCTATCAAATGGGGAAGTTGAATTTATTGGGCGAATGGATCATCAAGTGAAGATTCGAGGACAACGGATTGAACTTGGAGAAATTGAACACCAGTTGTTGCGGCATCCTCAATTGAAGGAAGCCGTTGTTGTAGCAAAATCAAATGATACATTGTGTGCATACTTTACAGCAAAAGGGTCTGTCTCCTTAGCAGATTTACGTGAACAAGTGGCACGTGAATTACCTGCATATATGGTCCCGACGTACTTCATGCAATTGAATGAGTTTCCGCTGACCGGTAATGGCAAAGTGGATAGACGGGCTTTACCAGCACCTAATGTGAGTGAGCGAGTGACAAACGAATATGTGGCCCCTCAATCTGATACAGAGTGTATGCTAGCAGGTATTTGGGAGGAAGTACTTGAAATTCCGAGAATCGGCAGGTACGATCATTTCTTTGAGTGCGGGGGACACTCGTTACGAGGCATGAAAATGCTGCATATGCTGTATGAAGAGATGCAAGTAGAATTAACGTTAAAATCTTTATTCGAAGCACCAACATTAGAGGCATTTGCACTGGCAGTTGATCAAGCTGATCGAACCGAGGTCAAATTGATCGAAAAAGCATCAGAGGCGGCATATTACCCAGTCACATCTGGTCAGAAAAGATTGTACGTTCTTCAGAAAATAACAAATGCCGATCAAAGCTATCATATGCCTGCTGTTCTGAGGCTTGAAGGATTATTTGATGAAAAACGATTTTCTGATGCGGTAGACCAACTTGTTCAACGTCACGAAGCGCTCCGGACGAGCTTTGGTTTTGTTCAAAATGAACCTGTTCAACGAATTGAAAAAGATGTCACTGTAAATATTGAAAGAATAGAAGAAAACGGTCAAGATATTCATCAATTGATGAGGGATTTTATTCGTCCATTTGATTTAGAAAAAGCACCATTATTAAGAGTTGGTCTCGTTCCTGTCTCATCCGATCTCCATTATTTACTGATTGATATGCACCATATTATTTCAGACGGTGCGTCTGTCAATATTCTTATCAATGAACTTTCGAAACTGTACCGAGGAGATCAACTAGAGGACTTAACCATTCAATATAAAGATTATGCTGTTTGGTCAAAAAGTGAAGATCAGCTTGCACAAAAAAGTAAAGAAGAGGCGTTTTGGCTCCAACAATTACATGGGGAGCTGCCTGTGCTGATATTGCCTGAAGATCTACCAAGACCGAAAGTGCGAACATTTGAAGGAGATCGTATTACATTTACGATTGATGGAAAATTCAAAAAGCGGCTGGATGAGGTTGTCAGGTCCATCAACTGTACAACCTATACACTGCTACTTGCATGCTACAGTACACTTTTAAGCAAGCTGGCAAGACAAGATGATATCATTATTGGCTCACCTATTGTTGGTAGAACCCATCCTGATATTCAATCAGTGATCGGTATGTTTGTAAATACTTTGGCACTGAGAACAAAGCCAGCAGGATATCAGCCATTTGCTGATTTTGCGTCAAGTGTTCATCACCTTGTGTTAGAGGCGCACGAACATCAACTCTATCCATTTGAAGATTTGGTCGATCAAGTACAAACGGTACGAGATACAAGCCGTCATCCAATCTTTGATGTCGTGTTCTCAATGGAAAATGCCGATATACGTGATTTGAATATGGACGGCATACACATTGTGCCGCAGTCATTTGAAGAGAAAACGGCAAAATTTGATTTGACCTTAACAGGAAAAGAATCAGCCGATCAAATTGAGCTTGTTTTTGATTTTAATACGTCTATCTTCCAAAAGAAATCAGTAGTGAAATGGAAGGAGTATTTTCTTTACCTAATTGAACAGGTGATTTCAGCACCTGATCAACCATTAGATCAATTGCAATTGTTATCAAATAAACAACAACAGACACTTCTTGCTGATTGGTCAGGACCTATCCTTGAAGTCCCAGAAGATCAAACCATTCATGCCCTGATTGAACAACAAGCAACCAGTACACCTCATCAAAAGGCGGTGACCTTCTGCCGCGCAAGCTGGACTTATGAGGAACTGAACAGCCGGGCGAATATTCTTGCCGAGAAACTAATCTCCCTTGGCACAAAGCCAGGAGATCGGGTAGGCATTCTCACCCGTCCATCACTTGAGATGTCAGCCGCTTTACTTGGCGTTCTGAAAGCAGGTGCGGTCTTTGTGCCAATGGATGCCGATTACCCTAAACAGCGGATTGCATATATGCTGGAGGACTGCGGGGCAGAGGTGCTTTTGATACAAAAAGACTTGCCGGTTCCACTGCCGTTCACAGGTTGCGTACTTCATTTGGAAGAGGCGTTTGAAGGAGAAGCGCAGGACGTTCACGTCCATGTCAAACCGACCGATCTCGCTTATATCATTTACACATCTGGTACGACTGGAAAGCCGAAAGGTGTCATGATCGAACATCAGTCACTTGTCAATCTCTGTTTCTGGCACAAAAATGCCTTTGAGGTGACGAGTGCAGATCGAACCGCAAAATATGCCGGCTTTGGCTTTGATGCCTCCATTTGGGAGATGTTCCCGACATGGATTTCCGGCGCAGAACTACACATCATTGATGAAGCCATTCGACTCGATATTGTCAAGCTCAATACGTATTTCAATGAAGAAGGCATCACCATTGCATTCCTGCCGACACAGCTTTGTGAGCAATTTATGACGCTTGAGAACGATTCCTTGCGCTATTTACTCACAGGCGGTGACAAGCTCAAGCAGGTGAAGCCAGTCCGTTACACACTTGTGAATAACTATGGACCAACCGAGAATACCGTTGTGGCGACAAGCGGTATCATTGAACCAAACCAAGGCACGCTTCCTATCGGAACAGCGATTGCCAATACCCGCTTTTACATCATGAGTTCTTTATATGATCTCTCGCCGCCAGGCGTACCTGGAGAGTTGATCGTTGCGGGGAAAGGACTGGCGAGAGGTTATTGGCATCTCCCGGAGGAAACGGACCAACGATTTGTGGCAGATCCATTTTATCCAGGAGAGCGCATGTACCGAACAGGTGACCTTGTCAAATGGACAGAGGATGGCGAACTGATCTATATCGGCAGGAAAGACCATCAAGTGAAAATTCGCGGATTCCGTATTGAGTTGTCTGAAATTGAAGCCCACCTACTCGCACTTGATTCAGTGAAAGAAGCGGTGGTGACGACCGTTCAAAATGCAGGCGGTCAGACCGCACTTGCCGCATACGTTGTCACAGATGAAGAAACGAGCACCTTGCAAGAAAGCTTAAAACGAACATTACCAGAATATATGATGCCATCATGGATCATGCGTTTAGACCAATTACCGGTAACGGTAAATGGGAAAGTCGATCACAAAGCCTTGCCAGATCCTGATATGGAGGCGAATCAAACGGCATATGAAGCGCCAAGGGACGAATTAGAAACCCTTCTCTGCGACATTTGGGCAGATGTCTTAGGGGTCAATCGAGTAGGCATCCATGATCATTTTTTCTTCCTAGGTGGAGATTCGATCAAAGGAATTCAAATGGCGAGCAGGTTAACACAAAAAGGCTGGAAGCTCGATATGAAACTGTTATTCCAGCACCCGACCATTGCGGAAATCCGCCCATATTTAGAAGAGGCAGATCTGATGACGGCCGATCAATCACCAGTCGAAGGAGAGGTCATCCTTACACCGATTCAACGCTGGTTCTTTGAACGAAAGTTCAGCAACCAGCATCACTGGAACCAATCCATTATGCTCCATGCACCAAATGGGTTGGATGAAGCCGTTACCAGACAAGTGCTCCAGCAGCTTATCGTCCATCATGATGCATTGCGCCTGGTGTATACATTTACCGATGGAAGTATTGTACAGCGTCATCGTGGGCTACAGGAAAACGAAGTGACAGTAAAAGTAATGGAAGTGCATGGGGAGCAATCACAGCAAATGCAGCAGGTAGAAGAGCTAGCAAATGAAGTACAGGCGAGCATATCTTTGACAGAGGGACCATTAGTAAAATCTGCTATTTTCCGAACGGAACAGGGAGATCATTTATTCATCGCAGTTCACCACCTTGTGATCGATGGGGTGTCATGGCGTATCTTCCTTGAAGACTTTATGGTTCTTTATGAGCAGTCAAAGCGTGGTGAGACATTCACGCTTCCAAATAAAACACATTCATTTAAAGAATATGCGCAACATCTGACAGAATACGCATTGTCAGATGAACTGTTAGAGGAAATCACCTATTGGAAAAAGGTTCTTGCGCATCCTGTCAAACCGCTTCAGAAAGACCATGTAACGACAGATCAACGTATGCTGCATGCACAGACAATAAATTTTACATTGTCACAGGATGAGACGCAACATCTTTTGACCGATGTACATGAAGCCTACCATACGGATGTAAACGATATTTTACTGACAGCGTTAGGGTTATCTATGAAAGAGTGGACAGGTGAAGACAAGCACTTTATTCACCTTGAAGGGCATGGAAGAGAGGAAATCTTTCCTAAACTCAATTTGTCTCGGACAATTGGCTGGTTTACAAGCATGTATCCTGTGCTGTTGGATATGTCTTATGCAGACGATCTTTCATATCAAATCAAGCATTTAAAAGAGGAACTGAGACACATCCCAAACAAGGGAGTAGGATATGGCATCTTAAAATACTTAACGCCTGACAAAATGAAGGGCGATATCCCTTTTGACGTCACACCAGAGGTAAGCTTCAACTATCTCGGACAGTTTGATGAACAAATAGGTGGGGGAGAGCTGAAACGATCTTCATGGAATGCAGGTCAATCACTGAGTCCCGAATCAGAAAAACCTCATGCCTTAGATATTGTTGGTTTCATCGAACAAGGTGTATTAAGTGTAACCATTGCCTATCACAAACTTGAATTTGAAGAGGGCACGATGGAGAGGTTCAAAGATTTACTAGAAACGAATGTGAAATCTCTTATTTCTCATTGTGTGTCACAGGATGAGACCCAAATCACACCAAGTGACGTGGGAGATGATGATCTCACAATAGATGAACTCGAAAAGCTGATGGATATATTTTAA